GGAGGAGAGCAAAACATGATATTTCCTCTATCGAGATTCATACAAAGACTTAAAGATAAATTCCAACTCTACAAACCCGAAGCAGACGGTGTACAATTCATAAACGCAAAAAATACAAGCAAAACATGCCACCACTGCCAACACATCAATGAAGATTTGGATGTAAAAGAACGGGAATGGATGTGTCCGAAATGTGGAAAAATACTTGATAGGGATGTAAATGCCGCAATTAATATACTGAACCGTTGGTGCGACGGGGATAGCCTAGTTCAGACTTAATAGA
This region of Methanobrevibacter millerae genomic DNA includes:
- a CDS encoding zinc ribbon domain-containing protein — encoded protein: GGEQNMIFPLSRFIQRLKDKFQLYKPEADGVQFINAKNTSKTCHHCQHINEDLDVKEREWMCPKCGKILDRDVNAAINILNRWCDGDSLVQT